In Spinacia oleracea cultivar Varoflay chromosome 5, BTI_SOV_V1, whole genome shotgun sequence, a single window of DNA contains:
- the LOC130461953 gene encoding uncharacterized protein: MGKNARALQGNKHNSGATSFANRRVDMKEKKGVFSELAFFKSVYAKEDGSFKEGTLPHQFVEDANKKVQENLASSSSSKPVIEIENAVFNELMYKGEVPKRPLNYGFGVKQSDIFGVEGLLRKEGSSYVNNNAMEVENMKGEISVVKKQNEDLAQQNQVLNTKFEETTQSFKMIASFLGQVLKEVRKGNVSSNLLDGAESAINMITDDSGGNGDNQAEK, from the exons atgggAAAAAATGCTCGAGCTTTACAAGGCAATAAGCACAACAGTGGTGCTACAAGCTTTGCTAATCGAAGAGTTGATATG aaagagaagaaaggagTGTTTAGCGAATTGGCATTTTTCAAATCAGTTTACGCCAAAGAAGATGGAAGCTTTAAAGAGGGCACACTTCCTCATCAATTTGTG GAGGATGCCAACAAAAAGGTCCAAGAAAATCTTGCGAGTTCCTCTTCTTCAAAGCCCGTAATTGAAATTGAGAATGCAGTCTTTAATGAGCTCATGTATAAAGGTGAAGTACCTAAACGTCCTCTGAATTATGGATTTGGAGTGAAGCAAAGCGACATCTTTGGAGTGGAAGGTTTGCTGAGGAAAGAAGGGTCAAGCTATGTTAACAACAATGCTATGGAAGTGGAGAACATGAAAGGTGAAATATCAGTTGTCAAGAAGCAAAATGAGGACCTTGCGCAACAAAATCAAGTTCTAAACACCAAGTTTGAAGAAACAACACAATCATTTAAAATGATTGCTTCTTTTTTGGGACAAGTTTTGAAGGAAGTACGCAAAGGGAATGTTTCATCGAACCTTTTAGATGGTGCGGAATCAGCAATAAATATG ATTACTGATGATTCTGGTGGCAATGGTGACAACCAGGCCGAGAAATGA
- the LOC130461565 gene encoding uncharacterized protein: protein MDWNHFVGENKELTMWDVVTKMVIMAGGKVKAIPSGDFHQRQLAWLSANFLEQAWKEMAQTLTEATIVNVQEILEAEPPRWLPDSSASACMLCSARFHPIICSKHHCRFCGGLFCNEFSKGRSLLPPIFRISDPRRVCDVCCVRLEFVQGYLMDQVSRAAQLPTYDLTDLSTLRSWLNFPWSQSMEYEIYKETNALKSCNKGKTKDNMKARKYLKKFCKRRKWEVPDDANDETNMPSVSYVLSKEKRKVLLIVARVKIPRRICI from the exons ATGGATTGGAATCATTTTGTTGGAGAAAATAAGGAGCTAACAATGTGGGATGTGGTTACAAAGATGGTGATTATGGCGGGTGGGAAGGTGAAGGCGATTCCTTCAGGGGACTTTCATCAACGACAACTCGCCTGGTTATCAGCTAACTTCCTGGAGCAAGCTTGGAAGGAAATGGCTCAAACTCTTACGGAGGCTACTATAGTGAATGTGCAGGAAATTTTGGAGGCAGAGCCTCCACGTTGGCTTCCTGACAGTTCTGCATCAGCCTGCATGCTTTGTAGTGCACGTTTCCATCCTATCATTTGCTCCAAGCATCACTGTCGCTTTTGTGGGGGATTGTTCTGCAACGAATTCTCAAAAGGGAGGAGTCTATTGCCTCCAATATTCCGTATTTCAGATCCACGGCGAGTCTGTGACGTTTGTTGTGTGCGTTTGGAGTTTGTGCAGGGGTATTTGATGGACCAAGTTAGCCGTGCTGCACAGTTGCCAACCTATGATTTGACTGATCTCAGTACCTTGAGATCTTGGCTGAATTTCCCGTGGAGCCAGTCCATGGAATATGAGATTTATAAGGAGACAAATGCACTCAAAAGCTGTAACAAAG GAAAGACAAAAGACAACATGAAAGCAAGGAAATATTTGAAGAAGTTTTGTAAGCGGCGAAAATGGGAAGTTCCAGATGATGCCAATGATGAGACTAATATGCCAAGTGTTTCATACGTCTTGTCTAAAGAGAAGAGAAAGGTTTTGTTAATAGTTGCAAGGGTTAAAATTCCCCGAAGGATATGCATCTGA